Proteins from a genomic interval of Papaver somniferum cultivar HN1 chromosome 4, ASM357369v1, whole genome shotgun sequence:
- the LOC113273362 gene encoding multiple organellar RNA editing factor 2, chloroplastic-like: protein MEKYIPGCDYQHWLIFMDEPGGPGASKKEMIDCYVKTLARVLPSKDPKEAMEKIYSVSCEEYFAFGCKIDEETSNKLIELQDVESVIPDSYVDVENKDYGAELFENGEIVERSPERQRRVQPDPSI, encoded by the exons ATGGAGAAATACATTCCTGGTTGTGATTATCAACATTGGCTTATATTTATGGACGAACCTGGTGGTCCAGGAGCTAGTAAAAAAGAGATGATCGACTGTTACGTGAAAACCCTAGCTAGGGTTCTTCCAAg TAAGGACCCTAAAGAAGCCATGGAAAAGATATATAGTGTATCCTGTGAAGAATATTTTGCTTTTGGATGCAAGATCGACGAGGAGACCTCCAATAAGCTTATAG AGTTGCAAGATGTTGAGTCTGTGATACCCGATTCTTACGTGGACGTCGAGAATAAGGACTACGGAG cTGAGCTCTTCGAGAACGGGGAGATAGTTGAAAGGTCACCTGAAAGACAAAGGAGGGTGCAGCCAGATCCCTCAATATAG